The sequence CTAATGCCTTTGCGAGTTGAAGCATAAGCGATCAAACAATAACCTAATCCTACACCTAAATTACGTAATACGGTTGAATCCGTTAAGTCACGCTGCCAGCGAGAAATTGGTAACTTTTGACCTAAATGAGTCATCACTGTATTGGCTAACCCTAGATTGCCCTCTGAGTTTTCAAAATCAATTGGATTGACTTTATGTGGCATGGTAGAGGAACCAATTTCGCCTGCTATAGTTCGTTGTTTAAAGTGATTTAATGCAATGTATCCCCATAAATCACGATCAAAATCAATGATAATGGTATTAAAGCGTACTACAGCATCAAAAAATTCAGCGATGTAATCGTGCGGCTCAATTTGCGTGGTATAAGGATTCCATTGAATACTTAATGAAGTGACAAATTCTTCGCTGAATTTATGCCAATCAATATTAGGATATGCCGATAAATGCGCATTGTAGTTACCTACTGCGCCATTGATTTTGCCTAAGATTTCTGCGTTCTGAAGTTGTTTAAATTGACGTTTTAGGCGATAAACAACATTCGCCATTTCTTTGCCCACTGTGCTTGGTGAAGCTGGCTGGCCATGTGTGCGAGAAAGTAATGGGATCGTTTTATATTCTTCTGCAAGACGAGTGATTTCATTAATCAGTTTTTGCCATTCTGGTAAAATCACTTCGTCACGCGCGGTGCTTAACATTAATGCGTGAGAGAGGTTGTTAATATCTTCTGAGGTGCAAGCGAAGTGAATAAATTCGGAAACATTCACAAGTTCCACTTCACTTTGAATTTTCTCTTTCAGAAAATATTCAACAGCTTTCACATCGTGATTGGTTGTGTGTTCAATTTCTTTAATACGCGCAGCATCGGTCTCATTAAAATTAGCCACAATTCCATCTAAAAAAGCATTTGCTTGCGTAGAAAATGGCGGTACTTCGGTAATGTCTGCCGTTGAAGCTAATTTTTGTAACCAACGAACTTCCACAGCTACACGGAATTTCATTAACCCGAATTCGCTAAAAATAGCGCGTAATGGAGTTACTTTATCTTGATAACGACCATCAAGAGGGGAAAGTGCGGTCAGTGTAGAGAGTTGCATAAATGTTTGCTCCAGAATTGTATTAATAAATAGAAGAATAAATCTGTTTTGCGGTGGCAAGTAATTTTCTGCGGAAAAATAAAATTTGCCATTTTGTTCCGCCCATTTGTTTCCACAGTACGGCAGAGCGAATACCTGCAAGTAAAACTGCACGAATTTTATTTTGCACGAGTTCTTGTCGCAAATAATCAGGCGAGCCTAGTATGTGAATTTTTTTGCCCAATGGACTAATAACGTCGCTGTAAATATTTGCCATAATAGATAGCATTGTTTCACTATCTCGAGCGTAATGAATTTCCTGTTCTTTTAGGCGAGAAATTCGATTGCCCAATGTTTTTTTGGCATCGGGATTTTTCGATAATTTTCCTTCTAATGCCAAAAGGCTTAGCCAATAGCGAGTTAAATTTTGATCGCCTTGCGCGTTGAGCTGATGAATTAAGGTTTCTAGACCTAATTTTAAATGACGAACTTCGCCACCAAAAACATCTTCGATTCGTTGTGGTTGGGTAATGAAAAGGCTATTAAGTGCGGTTAAAAATGTATCTGAATCTGCTCGACTTTCTGTTGCAAGTTGATGAACCAATTTTGCTGATTGGCACACTCCAGCAAGGGCAAGAACAATATCGTGGTAGTTTTTCATTAGGAAATATTAGGAAAACGTTTCCGTTAAATATAGCATTTTTAACCTAGCTTTTGAACTCGAACATTAAAAAAGCCTAGAGTTTCTGGTATGATGTGCGAATAGTTTTAAGGTATTAAGGATTGATTATGGCAAAACCAATTGTTTTTAGTGGCGTGCAGCCTTCTGGTGAATTAACTATCGGAAATTATTTGGGCGCGTTGCGCAACTGGGTGAAAATGCAAGAAGATTATGAATGTATTTTCTGCGTAGTTGATTTACATGCGATCACTGTGCGTCAAGATCCTGTTGCCCTTCGCAAAGCAACGCTTGATGTGCTTGCACTTTATTTAGCGTGCGGAATTGATCCAAATAAAAGTACTATTTTTGTTCAATCTCACGTTCCAGAACACACGCAATTAAGCTGGGTGTTAAATTGCTACACTTATTTCGGTGAAATGAGCCGAATGACGCAATTCAAAGATAAATCAGCACGTTATGCAGAAAATATTAACGTGGGTTTGTTTGATTACCCAGTGTTAATGGCGGCGGATATTTTACTTTATCAAGCAAAAAGCGTGCCTGTCGGTGATGACCAAAAACAACACTTAGAAATTACGCGTGATATTGCAAACCGCTTTAATGCGCTTTATGGCAATATTTTCACCATTCCTGAAATTTTCATTGGAAAAGCAGGCGCGCGTATTATGTCATTGCAAGATCCTGAAAAGAAAATGTCAAAATCAGATGATAACCGCAACAACGTGGTGACACTTTTAGAAGATCCAAAATCTGTGGCGAAGAAAATTAAACGTGCCGTAACAGATTCAGATGAGCCGCCTGTTGTTCGTTATGACGTGCAAAATAAAGCGGGTGTATCCAATCTTTTAGATATTCTTTCTGCGGTTACGGATAAGCCTATTGCTGATCTTGAAAAAGAATTTGAAGGCAAAATGTACGGACATTTAAAAACAGCTGTAGCGGATGAAGTATCAACTTTACTTGCTGGTTTACAAGAACGTTTCCATCAATATCGCAATGATGAGGCTTTATTAGATAATATCTTACGACAAGGTGCGGAAAAAGCTCGTGCAAAAGCACAAGAAACCTTGGCGAAAGTGTATGAAGCCGTGGGTTTTGTCGCTGCAAAATAATCTGAATAAAAGGATAATATTATGGCAATTCAAACTGAAAAACCGATTGAATGTGTGGGTTGTAACACATTTGATATGAAATCACTTTTCGATAATCGTGATTGTAGTCAGGTTATTGAATATATTTATGACAGTGAAGAACAAGCGCAAGAAGCGCTCGCATTTTTTACTCAGAAAGCGCGTGATGTAGAAAGTGAACCTTGTGAAATTCAATCTGAAATTACAAAAGTGGATGATGGCTATTTATTAAAGGCAGATTTCACTTTCTGTTGCCAAGCTGAATTGGTGATTTTTCAAATGCGTATTGCATAAGAAAAACAGCTGAAAAATAAGCCGCACTTTTGCGGCTTATTTTGTTTTTAGGATTCGTTTTCTACAAAGCTTAAGGCGGTTTCAACCACTTCAATTCCCGCACCTTGTTTAAATGCATTTTCGCTTAAATAGCGTCGCCATTGACGGGCACCTTTGCAATTTTGGAATGCGCCTAGCATATGACGGACGATATGATTAAGGTGTATGCCTTGGCTAAGTTGTTGTTCAATATAAGGAAGCATTGATTGTACCGCTTCATGAGCGGTAACAATTGGTGCGTTAGGATCAAATAAGGCTTGATCAATTTGCCCAAGTAAACTTGGATTTTGATAGGCCTCTCGCCCAACCATCACGCCGTCCACATATTGCAAATGTTGTTTCATTTCTTCAATGGTTTTTATGCCGCCATTAATTGCGATAGTTAGATGTGGAAAATCACGTTTTAGTTGATACACCCTAGCATAATCTAATGGTGGAATTTCTCGATTTTCTTTGGGACTTAACCCTGAAAGCCAAGCTTTCCGTGCATGGATAATAAACTCTTGGCAACCTTTTCCTTGAACCTTCTCAATAAAATCACATAAAAATTCATAGCTGTCTAATTCATCAATGCCAATACGCGTTTTCACAGTGACTGGAATTTTGACCGCACTTTGCATTTGTTCTACACAGTCTGCCACCAAATCTGCTTTCGCCATTAAGCAAGCGCCAAACATTCCATTTTGTACGCGATCAGAAGGGCATCCTACATTAAGATTAATTTCGTGATAACCTCGTTCCTCAGCAAGTTTTGCACAATGTTTGAGTTGCTCAGGATTGCTTCCTCCTAGCTGTAACGCAATGGGATTTTCTTGTAAATCAAAATCCAAGTGATCGTATTTGGCATGGATAATCGCAGGTGCGGTGACCATTTCAGTGTAAAGTAACGCATGCTTTGAAAATTGGCGATGAAAATAACGACAATGGCGTGTTGTCCAATCTAACATTGGTGCAACAGAAAAACGGCCGCGGTAAAAGTGCGGTAGATTTTGAGGCATTTTTATTTCTCTTATTCGGTTTTGCTGCGTAATTCTTCGGCTTGGCGAGCTTGCATTTGCTGGCGAAAACGGCCTGCAGCAAAGTGGTAAAATGGTTTTGGGCTAAATTGGCGCGAGATTATGGATGCAATAATGCTGGAAATCAAGAGCCAAATGAGAACGGGTTGTGCGCCTGTCATTTCCATTACAACAACACTGGCAGTAACTGGCGATTGTGTGCCACCAGCTAGAAACGCCGCCATACATAAAATCACCAAAAAACGTTGATCAACCATACCGCCACTGAGATCCCAAAGCATTGCGCCAATGCCCGCGCCTGTTGTCAACGATGGGGTAAAGATACCACCGGCAATACCATTCCAATAAGTGGTCACCGTTGCCAAAAGTTTAAGGATGCCAATTTCAGGCTCTATAGCTTGCCCTTCTAAGGCGCGTGCAACAACCTCATAGCCAGTGCCATAGGTTTGTCCATGAGTGTAACTGCCAAGTGCGGCAAGCACTAAACCCAATAATAAAGCAATATAAATAGGATGTTGGCGAACCCAACCACGCCATTTTTCAGGTGATAATCCTGCGAGACCTTTTGCTAATAATCGTCCGAATATGCCACCTAGAATGCCACAAACCACCCCACAAATTGCAAGCCAAAGATAGAGATAAGAAACAGATCTTGCCCCTTGATAACGTGGAAAATAAGGGCTGTTTCCTTGAATCGCGACAAGAATAAAACCAGCAGCTAATACGCCCATCAATACGCGTCGTTCCCAACGTAACATTACACCACGCCCGAGTTCTTCAATCGCAAATATCACGCCAGCCAAAGGTGCATTAAAGGCTGCTGCAAGCCCACCTGCTGCACCTGTGGCAAGTAATTCATTGGTGCTTAATCCTCTAAATGCTAAATTATGTTTTCTACAATAATTTCCCCATGCAAGCATGACAGCTGCGCCAACTTGTACTGATGGACCTTCACGTCCAACCGATGCGCCAATAAGCATTGCTAGAAAGGTAAGAGGAATTTTCCAAATAGTTTGGCTGAATTCAACTAATTTGGTTTTATAGCTACTATGAGGAAGATTAATTGATGCAATGACTTGCGGAATACCACTTCCTCCAACATAGGGAGTATATTTTTTCGTAAACCAAGTCAGGCAAGCCATGCCTATGGGTAACACAAACCAAACTGCAATAGGATATTGAGATGACCAGTGAGCGTTTAGTTCTAGACCGAGATCGGACAATTTAGCAAAGCCAAATGAAAAAAGTGAGACAAATGTAGCACCTATAATTAGGCAGATAAATTCTAAACTTTTGTGGGAAATTCTGTGTGTTTGGCGTAGCTTTTTATGGAAGAAATAGCGTAAGTGAAATTTGAGCGAGCGTAACATAATCATTGTAATTTAATACTAATTAAGTAGAAATTATAAAACCGTCATTTCGCTAGGGCAATTGGTTTGGCATTTTGAATAAAAAGTGCGGTGAATTTGGGAAGCGTTTTTGTACGCAACTAAAGATCCTTTCACGGATCTTTGGACCTGTTTAATTATTGACAATAAACCTCAGAACGATTAAAATTCGCCGTCTATTTCTGTATGGAAGTAGATTTTTTGAACAACATTCTATTATTGAATAACATTTAAACTGGAGCTTTTTTAATGGCAACTATCAACCAGCTAGTACGCAAACCGCGTGTGAAAAAGGTTGTAAAAAGCAACGTTCCTGCATTAGAGGCTTGCCCGCAGAAACGTGGTGTATGTACTCGTGTATATACTACAACTCCTAAAAAACCAAACTCAGCGTTACGTAAAGTATGTCGTATCCGCTTAACTAACGGTTTTGAAGTAACTTCTTATATCGGTGGTGAAGGTCACAACCTTCAAGAGCACAGTGTTGTATTAATCCGTGGTGGTCGTGTTAAAGACTTACCAGGTGTGCGTTACCACACAGTACGCGGTGCATTAGACTGCGCAGGCGTTAAAGATCGTAAACAAGGTCGTTCTAAATACGGCGTTAAACGTCCTAAAGCTTAATGGTTCTCCGTTAAGTAAGGCCAAACGTCTAAATTAGCAAAACAATTTAAACCATAAACTCCAGTCAAAAAGCGCGTTGCGCTGCAAATTTTCTCAAAGAGAAATATTGCTGATGGGTTTTGGATATCCTGAAGATTAAAATACGGAGAAATTCGCAATGCCACGTCGTCGTAGTGTTGAAGCACGCAAGATTCTTCCAGATCCGAAGTTCGGTTCAGAATTACTTGCAAAATTTATTAATGTAATCATGGTAGACGGTAAAAAATCCGTTGCTGAATCAATCGTTTATGGTGCTTTAGAAACTTTAGCACAACGCACAGGTAAAGAGCCTTTAGAAGCGTTTGAAGTTGCACTTGAAAACGTACGTCCAACTGTTGAGGTTAAATCTCGTCGTGTTGGTGGTTCTACTTACCAAGTACCAGTTGAAGTGCGCCCTGTACGTCGTAACGCATTAGGTATGCGTTGGATCGTTGAAGCAGCACGTAAACGTGGTGATAAATCAATGGCTTTACGCCTTGCAAACGAATTATCTGATGCTTCAGATAATAAAGGTGCAGCAGTGAAAAAACGTGAAGACGTTCACCGCATGGCTGAAGCTAACAAAGCATTTGCTCACTACCGTTGGTAATAAGTTTTTGAATTTAAAGGGCTTCATCGTTGATGAAGCCTTACCCTTATATAAACTGATATTAAATAAACAAGGTTATAATAATGGCTCGTACAACCCCTATTGAAAGATATCGTAATATCGGTATCAGTGCGCACATTGATGCGGGTAAAACCACTACTACTGAGCGTATCTTATTCTATACTGGTGTTAGCCACAAAATCGGTGAAGTGCACGATGGTGCAGCAACGATGGACTGGATGGAACAAGAACAAGAGCGTGGTATCACCATTACCTCTGCGGCAACTACCGCATTTTGGTCAGGTATGTCACAACAGTTCCAACAACACCGTATCAACGTTATCGACACCCCGGGACACGTAGACTTTACCGTTGAAGTAGAACGTTCTATGCGTGTTCTTGATGGTGCGGTAATGGTGTACTGTGCGGTAGGTGGTGTTCAACCACAATCCGAAACTGTATGGCGTCAAGCTAACAAATACCAAGTGCCACGTATCGCGTTCGTTAACAAAATGGACCGTACTGGTGCGAACTTCTTACGCGTAGTTGAACAATTAAAAACCCGTTTAGGTGCCAACGCAGTTCCTCTTCAACTTCCAATCGGCGCAGAAGAAAGCTTCACCGGTGTAGTTGACTTGATCAAAATGAAAGCGATTAACTGGAACGAAGCTGACCAAGGTATGACCTTCACCTATGAAGATGTACCTGCAAATATGCAAGCAGACTGCGAAGAATGGCGTCAAAACCTTGTTGAAGCAGCGGCTGAAGCATCTGAAGAATTAATGGAAAAATACCTTGGCGGTGAAGACTTAACTGAAGAAGAAATTAAGTCTGCATTACGTCAGCGTGTATTAGCAAATGAAATTATCTTAGTAACCTGTGGTTCTGCGTTCAAAAACAAAGGTGTTCAAGCTATGCTAGATGCCGTTGTTGAATATTTACCAGCGCCAACAGATATTCCGGCGATCAAAGGTATCAATCCAGATGAAACTGAAGGCGAACGTCATGCAAGTGATGAAGAACCATTCTCTTCATTAGCATTTAAAATTGCAACTGACCCGTTCGTAGGTAACTTAACATTCTTCCGTGTATATTCTGGTGTTATTAATTCTGGTGATACAGTATTAAACTCTGTACGTCAAAAACGTGAACGTTTTGGTCGTATCGTACAGATGCATGCTAACAAACGTGAAGAAATTAAAGAAGTTCGTGCAGGTGACATCGCAGCTGCTATCGGCTTAAAAGATGTAACTACTGGTGATACATTATGTGCAATTGAAGCACCAATTATCCTTGAGCGTATGGAATTCCCAGAGCCAGTAATCTCTGTTGCGGTAGAACCAAAAACTAAAGCTGACCAAGAAAAAATGGGCTTAGCATTAGGTCGTTTAGCACAAGAAGACCCTTCATTCCGTGTTCACACTGATGAAGAATCTGGCGAAACCATTATTTCTGGTATGGGTGAATTACACTTAGATATCATCGTTGACCGTATGAAACGTGAGTTTAAAGTGGAAGCTAACATCGGTAAACCACAAGTATCTTACCGTGAAACTATCCGCACTCGTGTTAATGATGTGGAAGGTAAACATGCGAAACAATCTGGTGGTCGCGGTCAATATGGTCACGTTGTTATCGACTTATATCCATTAGATCCAGAAGGTCCTGGTTATGAATTTGTAAACGAAATCAAAGGTGGTGTAATTCCTGGTGAATATATTCCAGCTGTTGATAAAGGTATTCAAGAACAACTTAAATCTGGTCCATTAGCGGGCTACCCTGTAGTTGATCTTGGTGTACGTTTACACTTCGGTTCATACCATGATGTGGACTCATCTGAGTTAGCGTTTAAACTTGCTGCATCTTTAGCATTTAAAGCAGCATTCGCAAAAGCAAACCCAGTATTGCTTGAGCCAATCATGAAAGTTGAAGTAGAAACTCCACCTGAATATGTTGGTGATGTAATCGGTGACTTAAGCCGTCGTCGTGCTATGGTTAACGGTCAAGAAGCGAACGAATTCGTTGTTAAAATCGATGCAGAAGTTCCACTTTCTGAGATGTTCGGTTATGCAACAGACTTACGTTCACAAACTCAAGGTCGTGCATCATACTCAATGGAACCGTTAAAATATGCTGAAGCTCCAACAAGTGTTGCTGCTGCAGTAATTGAAGCGCGTAAAAAATAATTTTTGTAAACCAGCGGTGTAAAACATGATTGTTTTAGACCGCACTTCTTAGGAAACATTAGCAATGTCTAAAGAAAAATTTGAACGTACAAAACCGCACGTAAACGTGGGTACAATCGGCCACGTTGACCACGGTAAAACAACTTTAACAGCAGCAATCACAACTGTATTATCTAAACACTACGGTGGTGCAGCTCGCGCATTTGACCAAATCGATAACGCGCCAGAAGAAAAAGCGCGTGGTATCACCATCAACACTTCACACGTTGAATACGATACAGCAACTCGTCACTACGCACACGTTGACTGTCCGGGACACGCCGACTATGTTAAAAACATGATTACTGGTGCGGCACAAATGGATGGTGCTATCTTAGTCGTAGCAGCAACTGATGGTCCTATGCCACAAACTCGTGAGCACATCTTATTAGGTCGCCAAGTAGGCGTTCCATACATCATCGTATTCTTAAACAAATGCGACATGGTAGATGACGAAGAGTTATTAGAATTAGTCGAAATGGAAGTTCGTGAACTTCTATCTCAATATGACTTCCCAGGTGACGATACACCAATCGTACGTGGTTCTGCATTACAAGCATTAAACGGCGTGGCAGAATGGGAAGAAAAAATCCTTGAGTTAGCAAACCACTTAGATACTTACATCCCAGAGCCAGAGCGTGCGATTGACCAACCGTTCCTTCTTCCAATCGAAGATGTGTTCTCAATCTCAGGTCGTGGTACAGTAGTAACTGGTCGTGTAGAGCGTGGTATCATCCGTACTGGTGATGAAGTAGAAATCGTAGGTATCAAAGATACAGCGAAAACTACTGTAACGGGTGTTGAAATGTTCCGTAAATTACTTGACGAAGGTCGTGCAGGTGAGAACATCGGTGCATTATTACGTGGTACCAAACGTGAAGAAATCGAACGTGGTCAAGTATTAGCGAAACCAGGTTCAATCACACCACATACTGACTTCGAATCAGAAGTGTACGTATTATCAAAAGAAGAAGGTGGTCGTCATACTCCATTCTTCAAAGGTTACCGTCCACAATTCTATTTCCGTACAACTGACGTAACTGGTACAATCGAATTACCAGAAGGCGTGGAAATGGTAATGCCAGGCGATAACATCAAGATGACAGTAAGCTTAATCCACCCAATCGCGATGGACCAAGGTTTACGT comes from Haemophilus haemolyticus and encodes:
- the purB gene encoding adenylosuccinate lyase gives rise to the protein MQLSTLTALSPLDGRYQDKVTPLRAIFSEFGLMKFRVAVEVRWLQKLASTADITEVPPFSTQANAFLDGIVANFNETDAARIKEIEHTTNHDVKAVEYFLKEKIQSEVELVNVSEFIHFACTSEDINNLSHALMLSTARDEVILPEWQKLINEITRLAEEYKTIPLLSRTHGQPASPSTVGKEMANVVYRLKRQFKQLQNAEILGKINGAVGNYNAHLSAYPNIDWHKFSEEFVTSLSIQWNPYTTQIEPHDYIAEFFDAVVRFNTIIIDFDRDLWGYIALNHFKQRTIAGEIGSSTMPHKVNPIDFENSEGNLGLANTVMTHLGQKLPISRWQRDLTDSTVLRNLGVGLGYCLIAYASTRKGISKLEVNQPHLLEELNQNWEVLAEPIQTVMRRYGIEKPYEKLKELTRGKRVTEQAMREFIDKLDIPQEEKLRLQKLTPATYIGAAVELVEKLS
- the hflD gene encoding high frequency lysogenization protein HflD, with amino-acid sequence MKNYHDIVLALAGVCQSAKLVHQLATESRADSDTFLTALNSLFITQPQRIEDVFGGEVRHLKLGLETLIHQLNAQGDQNLTRYWLSLLALEGKLSKNPDAKKTLGNRISRLKEQEIHYARDSETMLSIMANIYSDVISPLGKKIHILGSPDYLRQELVQNKIRAVLLAGIRSAVLWKQMGGTKWQILFFRRKLLATAKQIYSSIY
- the trpS gene encoding tryptophan--tRNA ligase, encoding MAKPIVFSGVQPSGELTIGNYLGALRNWVKMQEDYECIFCVVDLHAITVRQDPVALRKATLDVLALYLACGIDPNKSTIFVQSHVPEHTQLSWVLNCYTYFGEMSRMTQFKDKSARYAENINVGLFDYPVLMAADILLYQAKSVPVGDDQKQHLEITRDIANRFNALYGNIFTIPEIFIGKAGARIMSLQDPEKKMSKSDDNRNNVVTLLEDPKSVAKKIKRAVTDSDEPPVVRYDVQNKAGVSNLLDILSAVTDKPIADLEKEFEGKMYGHLKTAVADEVSTLLAGLQERFHQYRNDEALLDNILRQGAEKARAKAQETLAKVYEAVGFVAAK
- a CDS encoding YfcZ/YiiS family protein, which produces MAIQTEKPIECVGCNTFDMKSLFDNRDCSQVIEYIYDSEEQAQEALAFFTQKARDVESEPCEIQSEITKVDDGYLLKADFTFCCQAELVIFQMRIA
- the dusA gene encoding tRNA dihydrouridine(20/20a) synthase DusA; translation: MPQNLPHFYRGRFSVAPMLDWTTRHCRYFHRQFSKHALLYTEMVTAPAIIHAKYDHLDFDLQENPIALQLGGSNPEQLKHCAKLAEERGYHEINLNVGCPSDRVQNGMFGACLMAKADLVADCVEQMQSAVKIPVTVKTRIGIDELDSYEFLCDFIEKVQGKGCQEFIIHARKAWLSGLSPKENREIPPLDYARVYQLKRDFPHLTIAINGGIKTIEEMKQHLQYVDGVMVGREAYQNPSLLGQIDQALFDPNAPIVTAHEAVQSMLPYIEQQLSQGIHLNHIVRHMLGAFQNCKGARQWRRYLSENAFKQGAGIEVVETALSFVENES
- a CDS encoding chloride channel protein codes for the protein MLRSLKFHLRYFFHKKLRQTHRISHKSLEFICLIIGATFVSLFSFGFAKLSDLGLELNAHWSSQYPIAVWFVLPIGMACLTWFTKKYTPYVGGSGIPQVIASINLPHSSYKTKLVEFSQTIWKIPLTFLAMLIGASVGREGPSVQVGAAVMLAWGNYCRKHNLAFRGLSTNELLATGAAGGLAAAFNAPLAGVIFAIEELGRGVMLRWERRVLMGVLAAGFILVAIQGNSPYFPRYQGARSVSYLYLWLAICGVVCGILGGIFGRLLAKGLAGLSPEKWRGWVRQHPIYIALLLGLVLAALGSYTHGQTYGTGYEVVARALEGQAIEPEIGILKLLATVTTYWNGIAGGIFTPSLTTGAGIGAMLWDLSGGMVDQRFLVILCMAAFLAGGTQSPVTASVVVMEMTGAQPVLIWLLISSIIASIISRQFSPKPFYHFAAGRFRQQMQARQAEELRSKTE
- the rpsL gene encoding 30S ribosomal protein S12; translated protein: MATINQLVRKPRVKKVVKSNVPALEACPQKRGVCTRVYTTTPKKPNSALRKVCRIRLTNGFEVTSYIGGEGHNLQEHSVVLIRGGRVKDLPGVRYHTVRGALDCAGVKDRKQGRSKYGVKRPKA
- the rpsG gene encoding 30S ribosomal protein S7, producing the protein MPRRRSVEARKILPDPKFGSELLAKFINVIMVDGKKSVAESIVYGALETLAQRTGKEPLEAFEVALENVRPTVEVKSRRVGGSTYQVPVEVRPVRRNALGMRWIVEAARKRGDKSMALRLANELSDASDNKGAAVKKREDVHRMAEANKAFAHYRW
- the fusA gene encoding elongation factor G: MARTTPIERYRNIGISAHIDAGKTTTTERILFYTGVSHKIGEVHDGAATMDWMEQEQERGITITSAATTAFWSGMSQQFQQHRINVIDTPGHVDFTVEVERSMRVLDGAVMVYCAVGGVQPQSETVWRQANKYQVPRIAFVNKMDRTGANFLRVVEQLKTRLGANAVPLQLPIGAEESFTGVVDLIKMKAINWNEADQGMTFTYEDVPANMQADCEEWRQNLVEAAAEASEELMEKYLGGEDLTEEEIKSALRQRVLANEIILVTCGSAFKNKGVQAMLDAVVEYLPAPTDIPAIKGINPDETEGERHASDEEPFSSLAFKIATDPFVGNLTFFRVYSGVINSGDTVLNSVRQKRERFGRIVQMHANKREEIKEVRAGDIAAAIGLKDVTTGDTLCAIEAPIILERMEFPEPVISVAVEPKTKADQEKMGLALGRLAQEDPSFRVHTDEESGETIISGMGELHLDIIVDRMKREFKVEANIGKPQVSYRETIRTRVNDVEGKHAKQSGGRGQYGHVVIDLYPLDPEGPGYEFVNEIKGGVIPGEYIPAVDKGIQEQLKSGPLAGYPVVDLGVRLHFGSYHDVDSSELAFKLAASLAFKAAFAKANPVLLEPIMKVEVETPPEYVGDVIGDLSRRRAMVNGQEANEFVVKIDAEVPLSEMFGYATDLRSQTQGRASYSMEPLKYAEAPTSVAAAVIEARKK
- the tuf gene encoding elongation factor Tu — protein: MSKEKFERTKPHVNVGTIGHVDHGKTTLTAAITTVLSKHYGGAARAFDQIDNAPEEKARGITINTSHVEYDTATRHYAHVDCPGHADYVKNMITGAAQMDGAILVVAATDGPMPQTREHILLGRQVGVPYIIVFLNKCDMVDDEELLELVEMEVRELLSQYDFPGDDTPIVRGSALQALNGVAEWEEKILELANHLDTYIPEPERAIDQPFLLPIEDVFSISGRGTVVTGRVERGIIRTGDEVEIVGIKDTAKTTVTGVEMFRKLLDEGRAGENIGALLRGTKREEIERGQVLAKPGSITPHTDFESEVYVLSKEEGGRHTPFFKGYRPQFYFRTTDVTGTIELPEGVEMVMPGDNIKMTVSLIHPIAMDQGLRFAIREGGRTVGAGVVAKIIK